In one Myotis daubentonii chromosome 1, mMyoDau2.1, whole genome shotgun sequence genomic region, the following are encoded:
- the RPP25 gene encoding ribonuclease P protein subunit p25: MAKPTSPRSGQPPLMENYRKVRSEEAPGGVGTEWGGLSPDPFADLAPGAVHVRVKEGSKIRNLLAFAISSMAQPATRAIVFSGCGRATTKTVTCAEILKRRLAGLHQVTGLRYRRVREVWQSPPPGPTPGPSEPGTSLSVLKNMPSLAILLSKDALDPHQPGYQPPSPHSGPSSQQALATSKRSLGEPAAGEGSVKRSQPEPGAAEEDWTA; encoded by the coding sequence ATGGCAAAGCCCACGTCCCCGCGGTCCGGGCAACCACCGCTCATGGAGAACTACCGTAAGGTGCGCTCCGAAGAGGCGCCGGGGGGAGTCGGGACTGAGTGGGGCGGCCTGAGCCCTGACCCCTTCGCCGACCTGGCGCCGGGCGCGGTGCACGTGCGGGTCAAGGAGGGCAGCAAGATCCGGAATCTACTAGCCTTCGCCATCTCCAGCATGGCGCAGCCAGCCACGCGCGCCATCGTCTTCAGCGGCTGTGGTAGGGCCACCACCAAGACTGTCACGTGTGCCGAGATCCTCAAGCGCCGCCTGGCTGGCCTGCACCAGGTCACGGGGCTGCGCTACCGGAGAGTGCGCGAGGTGTGGCAGAGCCCCCCGCCAGGGCCCACTCCTGGGCCTAGCGAGCCGGGCACCAGTCTCAGTGTTCTTAAGAACATGCCCAGCCTCGCCATCCTACTTTCCAAGGATGCACTGGATCCGCACCAACCCGGCTACCAACCCCCGAGCCCCCATTCTGGCCCCTCGTCCCAGCAAGCCCTGGCGACTTCCAAGAGGAGCCTAGGGGAACCCGCTGCTGGAGAAGGCTCCGTGAAGCGGTCACAACCTGAGCCAGGTGCTGCGGAAGAGGACTGGACGGCCTGA